taacagtcaataaaaacaagttaGTGACGAAAATTCAGCTGCTGGTTCATCACAGatggtgtgtgtgcacgctggtgtgttggtgtgtgtgcacgctggtgtgttggtgtgtgtgcacgctggtgtgttggtgtgtgtgcacgttGTTGTGAGTCACAGTCATCAGACGGCAGCAGGAGGCGTCCTGAGGACGTGTTGGGACACAGTGCTGACAGGGAGCTGGAAGCCTCGTCTCAGGCGTTTGTGTGTCCTGTTGCACAACAACGCCGACGTCAGCGGCGTGCGGCGGGATGTGACGGGAGATATTTGGGTGGTGAAAAAGTGTTGATGTAAACTTGAGTTTAGTGGTTGCTGAGGAGATAGTGAGTCAAGTCTGAGGGTCATTActgcagtgaacacacacacacacacacacacacacgtctgctCTCAGGGTTATTGACTTAATAACGTGTTCATGAGTTCTGGATACGTGATCGTGAATAAActcagtttttaagttttcagtgtttttccaaaataagaGAATCACAAAAcactacaaaataaatacaccaaaaaataaaatctaccGTCTCATTGTGgtgaacatttttctttcattcagaAACCTTTAAGAAGTTTGTCATTTACACGGTAAAAACACAGCGGTTTATACTATACCGTGATATTCCTAAAATGCCAGTCTCCCGTCACGCAAAACGATAAGAAAACTagataagaataataaaattagttttattagaaaatgcaaatgaatcatttgaaacctggatcgaggTCGCTTTTCTGCTGCGTTCAGGCGccttcacaaacatttaaacctttgaaattatCGTCCTTTTTGTCGTCCTCTTTGTTATCTTCGTTTTTTCCATCTTCCTCGTCTTCTTCTTGTCTTATTCATATTCTGATAATTTTGGGGGTAATGTCTTGCGCACTGACTCTGcctgttttccatgtttgtttgttttttgggaaatcaaaccagttttctcaggtttctgaGGGTTAAGcaacactgaaacaaatgtaaatgtggcTGAGCTGATGTTGATGGGCCGGTTTTTAAGAAAAGCTGCTGGCTGATCAGGTTCCTCTGGTCGGGTTTGGTGTGTACCCTCAGAGAGTTCGGTGCTGATTCGGGACGTAGCTGTTTGACCTGAAATTATAATGTGGATTAATATGTGAACAGTTGTCTTAAAATATGtgatttaattgaatttaatgaaatttttatttattttattttattttattttattttattttattttattttattttttattttattttattttattttattttattttattttattttattttcatgcatcaTAAATACCCCGTCTAAAGTTCACAGTTGTGGATatgatttttgggtttttttgtttgtctctgtagCTGGCGGGCACTGCGGTGCTGGCTGTGGGCCTCTGGCTGCGTTTTGACTCAAGGACGGCCGGACTGTTTGAGGGACAGGACTCGCCGACCGTCTTCTTCACCGGTGAGTTCTCTGATGTCACACTGCTGTCTCTAAAACTGCACCCAGACGACGATAACTGAGGCGGTGTTTGGGCTGAGTAATTGGAATAGTTTATTTGGATGTGTTAACTCTTCTGATCCTGACCTCCCCTCCACCATTCATTAACTAATAAATCTGCACATGCTTCCTTATTTAGACATAACtcatgaatacataaataaattgatatgaaacatatatttacaaaatctTCATTGttcacaaatgtaaaaaaaaatgccttcagtttcaaaataaaatacataaaaggcATAAAAGACATGCCCtaagaacataaaaacattaaaaaaatcctgacagCAATACATTTCATGTTTACaattatttcatatatattgtaacatattttgtaatatattttttgatgctgttttatgtctctgacacctccATCACGTCCATCACTTTATGTTTAGTGTTAATTAGAAAACAGTTGGGGGACCACCTGGCACCAGATTTGTCCCGCGGGctataagttgagtatcacaggGTTAAACATTTGGACTGTTGTCTTCAGTTCTGCACCACAAAAAAAGCctccagatgttttttttgtcccagCTTTGTGAAAATAAGTCTTTAACGTGTGTTTGTCTTCTCTCGGGTTGATCAGGAACAGAGTTAGTCGTTTTTGTGTCAGACGTGACCTGATGGAGGGACAGTACTGTGAGGACAGACTTTAGAGACCGTGAGGACAGACTCTAGAGGCCGTGAGGACAGACTTTAGAGACTGTGAGGACAGACTCTAGAGGCCGTGAGGACAGACTCTAGAGACCGTGAGGACAGACTCTAGAGGCCGTGAGGACAGACTCTAGAGACCGTGAGGACAGACTTTAGAGACCGTGAGGACAGACTCTAGAGGCCGTGAGGACAGTGAGGACAGACTTTAGAGGCCGTGAGGACAGACTTTGGGGACCGTGAGGACAGACTCTGGGGACCGTGAGGACAGACTCTGGGGACCGTGAGGACAGACTTTAGAGGCGTCGTGGCGCTCAGAGGACAGCTGGGGAGAGCGGGTCGCTCGTCCTGGCAGAGCCGTCCACACATAGCTGTCATTCTTCAGCGGCTGCCAGGGACGTCTTTGTCCCCGCCGCTCCCTCGCCTGCGCTCTTTGTGTTTCGCCTCCTCAAACTGATAAGTGAAGTGGGCGGCGAGGCGATGGAGGActgatttaaaaagacaaacatgttAATGACAGCctgcgaggaggaggaggaggaatgttTCAGTGCGTGTGGTTAAAATGACATCACGCGCTGGTTATTGTCGTCCTACAGTCGgagttttataattattttgatgaGTCATGGTTATAAAAAAACGCTGAGCGTTTACCGCTGAAGCTGAAATCACTTTTGCAGCAGTGAGCTGCACTTCATCGTCAGTCTGCTGGATCTGCACTCAGTATGaagattttgcagattttcaaccagctccaTGTAACCAGTAAtcacgtcacccaccagcaggagcctTCACTGGTCTTgtgcggtgcagtgcattctggtagttgtaggttttctacctcttgagcaataCGCTTCTTTTCTCTGAGATCTCTGGTCACGTAgaaacaatttcaaaagtatttgtgtctaataatataataataaaaatactttctttAAGAGAAGTACCAATAccaagcaatttaaaaaaaatacagtcttgCATTGGAAATATTTAAGCTAAAAGTGAAATTAagcaatgcagaaaaaaatctaaagagaaaatacatttaaatgattcaaagagaatttaaattataaatgttgAAGCTGAAAATCTTCACAATATATGCAGTTAGAACCatgacattaataataataaataataataataataataataaataatagttgGAATTCTAATTATTAACCCCATAATAAACCCCATGTTGGCGTGTTGTTTGAAATAATGCAGGTTATGTAGGATTTTAACTaagaaaggcaaagaaaaaaacaaaacacattattttaaaataaattatagcAACAActatattaataacaataaaagtaataattcttatttattttaaaataatttttaatttctctttttgtttcatttactttttcttcttctgtcttaGTTTAAGACATGAAGCATGAActttttttgcaggaaaaaatgacttaattattAAAGTAGTTCAAATAAATTTTCTGGTTAAGTAACTCATCGTTTCAGCTGTAATTTTGAAGAGTTTTATTCAAACTTATTTTAGAAAGTagcacagaaagaaaatacacagtttGATGTAGTTAATTAAATGTACTTGGTCACAgcactgcacacaaaaaaagtcccGCATTCGCCGTCGGGTCTTATCGGTTTGTTGACTGGATCGATAATTCTGATCGGAAAGAAGCTTTGACTCATAAAGCGCCCTGCAGAGTCATGTTACTGTATCACGTGTCCCTGACGTGTGCGTGGTTGTCCTGCAGGCGTGTACATCCTGATTGCGGCGGGCGCTCTGATGATGGTCGTGGGCTTCCTGGGATGCTGCGGAGCCATTAAAGAGTCGCCGTGCATGCTGGGATTGGTGAGTCAGTCCTTGTGTTCGCTTCAAAATGAGATTATTTTGTGATTCGACGTCACAAAACGTCACAACCAGGTGAAAACATCAAACGCATCACAGTCCAGGGCTTTCACGGGAAgtaaatgctgattttttttcatcaagttTTAATAGTTTGAAGTTTTGAAGTAATTAAACCTTGACAGCCACGCCTTTCACTGTTGAGTGTTAGagtcaaatatatatatatatatatatatatatatatatatatatatatatatatatatatatatatatatatatatatatatatatatatatgtgtgtgtgtgtgtgtgtgtgtatatgtatatatatatatatatgtgtgtatctCAGCTGGACACTGATCGGTTTGCGAGTGACTGCAGACGAACTGTAAAAGAACGTAACGTTTATCCGCTTACACTAAAAACTCTACAAACCTGCTCAGAaaactgacttttattttgtcacgttcagttcttcctcttcctgctcctcatctTCGCTGTGGAGGTGGCTGCTGGGATCTGGGGTCTCTCCAACAAGGACcgggtacacacacacacacacacacacacacacacacacacacacacacacacacacacacacacacacacacacacactgtgctgtcGGACCAGTCGATGAACTggagtctgtctctgtgtcttcagGTGGTCGAGGACGTCACTGAGTTCTACAAACAAACCTACGACAACTACAAGAACACCAAACAGGAAGCTCTGAAGGAGACGCTGCGTCTCATCCACTTTGgagtgagaacacacacacacacacacacacacaccacacacacacacacacacacacacacacacttatttgcTCAGTttagaagagaaaaagaaaaagctccaTATGTAGACCCAACAGTATTGTTAACAGATCTGAGTTAAGCGTTTTTATAATAAAGTgttatttatatgtttgttggtgattttt
This genomic interval from Plectropomus leopardus isolate mb chromosome 22, YSFRI_Pleo_2.0, whole genome shotgun sequence contains the following:
- the LOC121961348 gene encoding CD9 antigen-like, with the translated sequence MGALQCIKYLVFVFNFLFWLAGTAVLAVGLWLRFDSRTAGLFEGQDSPTVFFTGVYILIAAGALMMVVGFLGCCGAIKESPCMLGLFFLFLLLIFAVEVAAGIWGLSNKDRVVEDVTEFYKQTYDNYKNTKQEALKETLRLIHFGLNCCGPTGTLMDGAKDICPKKEGLEVFVTTSCPTAIDEVFNNKLHIIGGVGIGIGIIMIFGMIFSMMLCCAIKRSRDFV